Proteins encoded in a region of the Cytobacillus pseudoceanisediminis genome:
- a CDS encoding GNAT family N-acetyltransferase codes for MIREIDIKDRKAAVQVLSVQLPAYKIEAEIIGCPDLPPLKDTADDLRITGETFLGYFIGEKLCGVISFKEENNVLDIHRLIVHPEHFRKGIAQKLLNFIELRPMNEKMIVTTGSKNTPAVTFYLKNGFKELKKMEINESLTITAFEKYL; via the coding sequence ATGATTAGGGAAATTGATATTAAAGATCGAAAAGCTGCTGTGCAAGTTCTAAGTGTCCAGCTTCCTGCGTATAAAATTGAGGCTGAAATCATTGGATGTCCTGATTTACCGCCTTTGAAGGATACGGCTGATGACTTGCGAATAACCGGAGAAACCTTCCTGGGGTATTTTATAGGTGAAAAATTATGCGGTGTGATTTCTTTTAAAGAGGAAAATAATGTTTTAGATATTCATAGACTGATTGTGCATCCTGAACATTTTAGAAAGGGAATTGCACAAAAGCTGCTGAACTTCATTGAACTGAGGCCGATGAATGAAAAAATGATTGTCACAACAGGCTCTAAGAATACCCCTGCTGTCACTTTTTATTTAAAGAATGGTTTTAAAGAGCTGAAGAAAATGGAAATAAATGAATCACTGACTATTACTGCTTTTGAAAAATATTTATAA
- a CDS encoding YolD-like family protein, whose product MPLKDRGKIKWQPAHFMPEHRAMLRKLETEQMAQDKPLIDEYELEDYENKIHYAMEYAFFLIVKVWREGLFHEYTGRVNRLDGIGRKIYLELEDGFLEKVMFDEIASVEVKE is encoded by the coding sequence ATGCCGCTAAAAGACAGAGGGAAAATAAAATGGCAGCCAGCCCACTTCATGCCGGAACACCGGGCGATGCTAAGAAAATTGGAAACTGAACAAATGGCACAGGACAAGCCGCTTATAGATGAATATGAATTGGAGGACTATGAAAACAAAATTCACTATGCAATGGAATATGCCTTCTTTCTAATAGTAAAAGTCTGGCGGGAGGGATTATTCCACGAATATACAGGGAGGGTAAACAGGCTGGACGGCATCGGCAGAAAAATTTATCTGGAATTGGAAGATGGGTTTCTTGAGAAGGTCATGTTTGATGAAATAGCTTCGGTTGAAGTGAAAGAATAG
- a CDS encoding GNAT family N-acetyltransferase yields MEKITFNNIHKPGHTVLENELFIHNHNPDMLLQYDSNFIAFKRMPSVQEFEEAHQYLRTFHQKYGQKHVRFYFPDDEELTGELLASFEKDVDFTVGYLELFAIHPADFPDVQEKDEITVENVTDETWNDYLEFQHEQDSVYGINYAEKKKGQHLRNFNDERIKQFIAYYKGKAAGSVDVIIKEYTAEIDGLMVHEDFQKKGIGRRLQKCVMDQFQDKTIILIADGEDTPKEMYRRQNYQYLGKQYNLLKIYE; encoded by the coding sequence ATGGAAAAAATCACTTTTAATAATATCCATAAACCGGGACACACAGTACTGGAAAATGAACTTTTTATTCACAACCATAACCCTGACATGCTCCTTCAGTATGACAGCAACTTTATTGCTTTTAAAAGAATGCCTTCTGTTCAAGAGTTTGAGGAGGCACATCAATATTTAAGAACTTTTCATCAAAAATATGGCCAAAAGCATGTAAGATTTTATTTTCCTGATGACGAGGAGCTTACCGGAGAACTTCTGGCCAGCTTTGAGAAGGATGTTGATTTTACGGTTGGTTATTTAGAATTATTTGCGATTCATCCAGCTGATTTTCCTGATGTTCAGGAAAAGGATGAAATTACTGTCGAAAATGTTACGGATGAAACATGGAATGATTATCTGGAATTTCAGCATGAGCAGGATTCGGTTTACGGGATTAATTATGCCGAGAAAAAGAAAGGTCAGCATTTAAGGAATTTTAACGATGAAAGGATTAAGCAGTTCATTGCATATTATAAAGGGAAAGCTGCCGGATCAGTAGATGTAATTATCAAGGAATACACAGCTGAAATTGATGGATTGATGGTCCATGAGGATTTTCAGAAAAAGGGCATCGGCAGGCGCCTGCAGAAATGCGTGATGGATCAGTTTCAGGATAAAACCATCATACTTATTGCAGATGGAGAAGATACTCCAAAGGAAATGTACCGCAGGCAAAATTATCAGTATCTTGGAAAGCAGTATAACCTATTAAAAATATACGAATGA
- a CDS encoding YhbD family protein has protein sequence MSDELISKKEVLDLTGISYGQLYRWKRKSLIPEDWFVRKSTFTGQETFFPKEKILERVDKIQKMKDSLSLDELADLFSLNASNLKLTKESLIAKGIASEPVMNIFLETQGELNEFNYHEILKLYILSILLESGDIHIEEGKMLLQLLSDHQSILQQPKAVICFIRKLGMSSCLISVNGEQVLLEKGTKVAATLSLEHCAEELKSKLV, from the coding sequence TTGAGCGATGAATTAATTTCAAAAAAAGAAGTCCTTGATTTAACTGGAATTTCTTATGGGCAGCTTTATCGGTGGAAAAGGAAAAGCCTGATACCGGAGGATTGGTTTGTCAGAAAATCAACTTTTACAGGGCAGGAGACATTTTTCCCAAAAGAGAAAATTCTGGAGCGAGTCGATAAAATACAAAAGATGAAGGATAGCCTTTCACTGGATGAGCTGGCAGATTTGTTTTCCTTGAATGCTTCGAATCTGAAGCTGACAAAGGAAAGCCTGATTGCTAAAGGGATAGCTTCTGAACCGGTTATGAATATCTTTCTCGAGACACAGGGAGAGCTTAACGAATTCAATTACCATGAGATTTTGAAGCTTTATATCCTTTCCATCCTGCTTGAATCCGGAGATATCCATATCGAGGAAGGGAAAATGCTTCTTCAGTTATTGAGTGATCATCAAAGTATCCTGCAGCAGCCAAAAGCTGTTATCTGCTTTATTCGCAAACTTGGAATGTCCAGCTGCCTGATTTCGGTTAACGGGGAACAAGTCCTGCTTGAAAAAGGAACAAAAGTGGCCGCCACTTTATCGTTAGAACATTGTGCAGAGGAATTAAAATCCAAATTGGTATAG
- a CDS encoding tetratricopeptide repeat protein: MSTDLEKAIVLRNLGKYKDSSLLLVKLAEEYPLNPVIHYHCAWSFDVLGEESKAVSHYEKAIELGLPESDLPGAILGLGSTYRTLGEYEKSKMVFEKGISQFPANRAIQVFYSMTLHNLGQHSEAMEMLLKCVAETSDDPEVLQYKKAITFYADKLDEIFDKD, from the coding sequence ATGAGCACGGACTTAGAAAAAGCGATTGTACTTCGCAATCTCGGGAAATACAAAGATTCCAGCCTTCTGCTTGTGAAATTGGCTGAAGAGTATCCCCTAAACCCAGTGATTCATTATCATTGTGCCTGGAGTTTTGACGTTCTAGGGGAGGAATCGAAAGCTGTTTCTCATTATGAAAAAGCGATCGAACTTGGGCTGCCTGAATCTGATCTGCCAGGTGCCATTTTGGGTCTTGGGAGCACATACCGGACTCTTGGGGAATATGAAAAATCAAAGATGGTGTTCGAGAAAGGAATCTCCCAGTTTCCGGCTAATCGTGCAATCCAGGTGTTTTATTCCATGACGCTCCATAATTTAGGCCAGCACAGCGAGGCAATGGAGATGCTCCTAAAGTGTGTGGCCGAAACTTCTGATGACCCGGAAGTTTTGCAATATAAAAAAGCAATTACTTTTTATGCAGACAAACTTGATGAAATATTTGATAAAGATTAG
- a CDS encoding MarR family winged helix-turn-helix transcriptional regulator: MKTRFNDYISIKIHQIDLTLTSYIKTKLAHLNIAPEQNLILMLLWEEDGLSQNEIARRLDKDKSNIARMLSSLEKKGFIKKSMNKEDSRSLNVYLTKNGKNLSEHVYPITEEFHSIVTSGITKEELRIVDDVLMKMRRNMEGN; encoded by the coding sequence ATGAAAACCAGATTTAATGACTATATAAGCATTAAGATCCATCAAATAGACCTGACCTTAACAAGCTATATTAAGACTAAATTAGCCCACTTAAATATTGCCCCGGAGCAGAACCTGATTCTAATGCTTCTCTGGGAAGAAGACGGATTAAGCCAAAATGAAATCGCCAGGCGGCTGGATAAAGATAAATCTAACATTGCCAGAATGCTGAGCAGTCTTGAAAAGAAAGGCTTTATCAAAAAAAGCATGAATAAAGAGGACAGCAGATCTCTGAATGTTTATCTAACCAAAAACGGCAAAAATCTCAGTGAACATGTATATCCCATCACAGAGGAGTTTCACTCAATCGTCACATCGGGTATTACGAAGGAAGAGCTGAGAATTGTTGACGATGTTTTAATGAAAATGAGAAGAAATATGGAGGGTAATTAG
- a CDS encoding DUF1450 domain-containing protein: protein MKLINKLFSKQKTASIEFCQRNLDEFLKEESLAAFNQFLSQKNINYKEYECQSRCKECRQSPYALVDGKLIAAESSDELLIKLKEEVKK, encoded by the coding sequence GTGAAACTCATCAACAAACTATTCTCAAAGCAAAAAACGGCTTCGATTGAATTTTGTCAGCGGAATCTGGATGAATTTTTAAAAGAAGAGAGTTTGGCTGCATTTAATCAATTTCTGAGCCAGAAGAATATTAACTATAAAGAATACGAATGCCAGAGCAGATGCAAAGAATGCAGGCAATCACCTTATGCCCTGGTGGACGGGAAGCTGATTGCAGCGGAGAGTTCGGATGAATTATTGATAAAATTGAAAGAAGAAGTAAAGAAATAA
- a CDS encoding potassium channel family protein, with the protein MKKQYAVFGLGRFGGSLVKEFHELGVEVLAIDVDQEKVNQYAQFVTYAVQINGIDEAAIKQSGIKNIDHAFVSFGENIESSILTSLLLKEMGIPKVWAKAHNEYHARVLEKIGVDRVIHPERDMAKRIAHHIVSEKMIDYIELSEDYSMVEIVATDKIAGKSLSELNIRAKYGCNIVGIQRGKEIIVTPSAEEVILKGDVLIVMGHNKGIGRFERHGV; encoded by the coding sequence ATGAAAAAACAGTATGCAGTATTTGGTTTAGGCCGCTTTGGCGGAAGTCTCGTAAAGGAATTTCATGAATTGGGAGTGGAAGTGCTCGCAATTGATGTAGACCAGGAGAAAGTAAATCAATACGCACAGTTTGTGACATATGCAGTTCAAATCAATGGCATTGATGAAGCTGCCATAAAGCAATCAGGGATAAAAAATATCGATCATGCATTTGTTTCATTTGGTGAAAACATTGAGTCCAGTATATTGACATCCTTGTTATTAAAAGAAATGGGGATTCCAAAGGTGTGGGCAAAGGCACATAATGAGTATCATGCCAGGGTGCTCGAAAAAATTGGCGTTGATCGTGTTATCCACCCGGAGCGGGATATGGCTAAGCGGATTGCCCACCATATTGTTTCGGAAAAAATGATTGATTATATTGAGCTGTCTGAAGATTACAGTATGGTTGAGATTGTGGCTACAGATAAAATTGCCGGAAAATCCCTTTCTGAATTGAATATTAGGGCTAAGTATGGCTGTAATATTGTGGGGATTCAGCGCGGGAAGGAAATAATCGTTACTCCGTCAGCTGAAGAGGTTATTTTAAAGGGCGACGTCCTGATTGTAATGGGACACAATAAAGGGATTGGCAGATTTGAGAGGCATGGAGTATAA
- a CDS encoding endonuclease, with product MLNRKKKGLLLTFILVTVILIVMQPIQNSITRAAAGDGSWTSPYSVSQGINTQNNSSKTVQGYVVGQPTAANTVISNQFPNDYALALADSPSETSTAKMLYVQIPSTFRSAFGLKSNPSLIGERIKVTGTLTAYFSHPGLKDGTAFEQAGDGTVIPGPEPGGYYDAANGKTGEALKTALHTIIDDHTEISYSNVWEALRETDEDPANPNNVILLYTGRSQGKFTNGSGVNDWNREHVWAKSHGDFGTAMGPGTDLHHLRPTDASVNSSRGNLDFDDGGTQHSEALGNYYDSDSWEPRDTVKGDVARMLFYMAVRYEGDSGEVDLELNNQVNNGSAPYHGKMSVLLKWHKEDPVDDNERRRNEIIYSDYQHNRNPFIDHPEWASAIWE from the coding sequence ATGCTGAATCGTAAGAAAAAAGGCCTGCTGTTAACTTTTATTCTGGTTACTGTCATTCTGATCGTGATGCAGCCCATTCAAAATTCTATAACTAGGGCAGCTGCAGGGGATGGCTCCTGGACATCACCTTATTCCGTATCACAGGGAATCAATACTCAAAACAACTCATCCAAAACTGTTCAAGGCTATGTGGTTGGACAGCCGACTGCGGCAAATACGGTTATTTCAAACCAGTTTCCAAATGACTATGCTTTGGCCCTGGCGGATAGTCCATCAGAGACCAGCACAGCTAAGATGCTTTATGTTCAAATTCCTTCCACGTTTCGCTCTGCTTTCGGCTTAAAATCCAATCCATCTTTGATTGGAGAAAGAATTAAGGTAACCGGAACACTTACCGCCTATTTCTCTCATCCCGGGCTAAAAGATGGGACGGCCTTCGAACAAGCTGGTGATGGAACAGTCATTCCCGGCCCTGAACCAGGAGGATATTATGATGCTGCAAACGGAAAAACAGGGGAGGCTTTAAAAACAGCCCTCCACACTATCATTGATGATCACACGGAAATTTCCTATTCGAATGTATGGGAAGCACTGCGCGAGACAGATGAAGATCCTGCCAATCCCAATAACGTCATTCTTTTGTATACTGGCCGCTCTCAGGGGAAATTCACCAATGGTTCTGGCGTCAATGATTGGAACAGGGAGCATGTTTGGGCTAAATCTCACGGGGACTTTGGAACAGCTATGGGTCCGGGAACAGACTTGCATCATTTGCGGCCAACAGATGCTTCAGTAAATAGCTCGAGAGGGAATCTTGACTTTGACGATGGGGGCACCCAGCATTCAGAGGCACTGGGAAACTACTATGATTCAGATTCCTGGGAACCCAGGGATACAGTAAAAGGCGATGTTGCGAGGATGCTTTTTTATATGGCTGTCCGTTATGAAGGAGACAGCGGAGAAGTGGATCTGGAGCTAAACAATCAGGTCAATAATGGCTCTGCTCCTTATCATGGCAAAATGTCTGTCCTGCTTAAGTGGCATAAGGAAGATCCGGTAGACGATAACGAGCGGAGAAGAAACGAAATCATCTATTCTGATTACCAGCATAACCGCAATCCATTTATAGATCATCCCGAGTGGGCATCAGCAATTTGGGAATAA
- a CDS encoding polymer-forming cytoskeletal protein produces MKTLGNLIINGVGSSNGGTYQKVELNGKGTVNSDIECERFHCNGTGTVLGNIKTEKGKISGAAKIHGAVKAESLVINGSAVISEAVSCQNLEVAGRSTIGGSVKCEVIAVNGKVTIEGDCEAEVFRAEGTFSVDGLLNAETIDIKLFGDSKAKEIGGRKIKVTQHRETLLKLIKSIFPLKLEADLIEGDDIELEGTAALVVRGKNVKIGKNCEIGLVEYSGVYECAAEAEVKELRKI; encoded by the coding sequence ATGAAAACACTAGGGAACTTAATAATTAATGGAGTGGGATCGTCTAATGGAGGTACATATCAGAAGGTTGAATTAAATGGAAAGGGAACGGTAAACAGTGATATTGAATGCGAGAGATTTCATTGTAACGGGACGGGCACTGTCCTTGGAAACATAAAAACTGAAAAGGGAAAGATCAGTGGTGCAGCAAAGATCCATGGAGCTGTTAAAGCTGAATCCCTTGTTATCAATGGCTCTGCCGTCATTTCTGAAGCTGTCAGCTGTCAAAACCTTGAAGTCGCCGGAAGATCCACTATCGGAGGCTCTGTAAAATGCGAAGTAATCGCTGTGAATGGGAAAGTAACTATTGAAGGGGACTGTGAAGCGGAGGTCTTCCGTGCTGAAGGGACATTTTCAGTAGATGGTTTACTGAACGCTGAAACTATTGATATTAAGCTTTTTGGAGACAGTAAAGCGAAAGAAATCGGCGGCAGAAAAATTAAAGTGACACAGCATAGAGAAACCCTATTAAAATTAATCAAATCCATTTTTCCCTTGAAACTGGAGGCGGATTTAATTGAAGGGGATGACATCGAACTCGAAGGCACAGCAGCTCTTGTCGTAAGAGGGAAAAATGTAAAAATCGGCAAAAATTGCGAGATCGGACTTGTGGAATACTCTGGTGTTTATGAATGTGCAGCAGAAGCGGAAGTTAAAGAACTTCGCAAAATCTGA
- a CDS encoding phosphoglycerate dehydrogenase gives MSTMTLDRVKTIKTLNAIAPSGLEVFNKDQFTIDNESGNPDAIVLRSFNMHSMELGDRLKAIARAGAGVNNIPVEKCTEQGIVVFNTPGANANAVKEMVLTSLMASSRNLFAGISWTKTLKDEGDQIPKLVEAGKKQFVGKEIKGKTLGVIGLGAIGALVANDALELDMDVVGFDPFISVDTAWNLSRNVQRAMTIEQVFAESDYITVHVPLTDDTREMFNEDTFSMMKNGVHILNFSRGELVNESDMAAALESGKVGKYITDFPNENILKMKNAVAIPHLGASTKESEENCAVMAARQVKHFLETGNVKNSVNFPNAALPYTGKRRVTAFHKNIPNMVGQITLAISSYQLNIADMVNRSRGEYAYTMIDIDNKVNGDVIPGLLEQINQIEGIIKSRII, from the coding sequence GTGAGTACCATGACTTTAGACAGAGTGAAGACGATTAAAACGCTGAATGCGATTGCGCCAAGCGGTCTTGAGGTGTTTAACAAGGATCAATTTACAATCGATAATGAAAGCGGCAATCCGGATGCGATAGTCCTTCGGAGCTTTAATATGCATTCAATGGAATTGGGTGATCGATTAAAAGCAATTGCCCGTGCAGGCGCGGGTGTGAATAATATTCCGGTTGAGAAATGCACTGAACAGGGCATTGTTGTTTTTAATACACCTGGTGCCAATGCGAATGCAGTAAAAGAAATGGTGCTTACTTCCTTAATGGCTTCATCCCGCAATCTCTTTGCCGGCATCTCCTGGACCAAAACGCTGAAAGATGAAGGAGACCAGATTCCTAAGCTTGTAGAAGCAGGGAAAAAGCAATTTGTCGGAAAAGAAATTAAGGGGAAAACTCTCGGTGTGATCGGATTGGGGGCAATCGGGGCCCTTGTGGCCAATGATGCACTTGAACTTGATATGGATGTCGTAGGCTTTGACCCATTCATTTCGGTTGACACTGCCTGGAACTTATCCCGCAATGTTCAGCGCGCCATGACCATTGAGCAGGTGTTTGCAGAATCTGACTATATCACTGTACATGTTCCATTAACCGATGATACAAGGGAAATGTTCAATGAAGATACATTCAGCATGATGAAGAATGGTGTTCATATTCTGAATTTCTCACGCGGGGAGCTTGTGAATGAATCAGATATGGCAGCCGCCCTTGAAAGCGGAAAAGTGGGCAAGTATATTACAGATTTCCCAAATGAAAATATCCTGAAAATGAAAAACGCAGTGGCAATTCCGCACCTTGGCGCTTCAACAAAAGAATCTGAGGAAAACTGCGCTGTCATGGCAGCACGACAGGTGAAGCACTTCCTTGAAACAGGCAATGTCAAAAACTCAGTTAACTTCCCAAATGCTGCTCTTCCTTACACAGGCAAGCGGCGTGTCACTGCTTTTCATAAAAACATTCCTAATATGGTCGGCCAAATCACACTTGCTATTTCAAGCTACCAGCTGAATATTGCGGACATGGTGAACCGCAGCCGCGGTGAATATGCGTATACCATGATCGATATCGATAATAAAGTTAATGGTGATGTCATCCCTGGACTGCTTGAACAGATTAATCAAATTGAAGGCATTATCAAGTCACGAATTATATAA
- a CDS encoding serine hydrolase domain-containing protein: protein MLFRDYDKRLRSVIKNVGFSGVVLVKEKEELILQLAEGDADRANKTQNNPGTRFGIASGCKIFTAVGICQLAENGFISFETRLNDVLKDVFPLFDETITIHHLLTHTSGVPDYFDESIMDDFEELWKERPMYLLNHLRDFLPMFQNKKMMFKPGEKFHYNNAGYILLGLIIEKKTGLSFQDYIHSQIFEPCGMKDSGFFRFDNLPENTAIGYIDNEEDGTWRTNIYSLPIRGGSDGGAYVTAQDMILFWEALCNDKLMSGEYTEKLMSPHAKADENEYYGYGLWIKKKNEAIFKYHLMGYDPGVSFHSAYYPESGITLVVPSNKSYGPFTVMKEIEKDF, encoded by the coding sequence ATGTTATTTAGGGATTATGATAAAAGGTTAAGGTCTGTAATTAAAAATGTTGGTTTTTCCGGTGTCGTACTTGTTAAAGAAAAGGAGGAATTGATCCTTCAATTAGCAGAGGGGGATGCTGATCGAGCAAACAAAACCCAAAATAATCCAGGTACCAGGTTTGGCATCGCCTCCGGGTGTAAGATTTTTACGGCGGTTGGCATTTGTCAATTGGCCGAGAATGGATTCATATCATTCGAAACAAGACTTAATGATGTATTGAAGGATGTTTTTCCCTTATTTGATGAGACAATTACCATTCATCACCTGTTAACCCATACATCCGGAGTGCCCGACTATTTTGATGAGTCAATTATGGATGATTTTGAGGAGCTGTGGAAAGAAAGGCCAATGTATCTATTAAATCATCTGAGAGATTTTCTTCCTATGTTCCAGAATAAAAAGATGATGTTTAAGCCCGGGGAGAAATTTCATTATAATAATGCCGGATATATACTTTTGGGTTTAATTATAGAGAAGAAGACAGGACTGAGTTTCCAGGATTATATTCATTCCCAAATTTTTGAACCATGTGGAATGAAGGATTCAGGCTTTTTCCGATTTGACAATCTTCCTGAAAATACAGCAATTGGTTATATAGATAATGAAGAAGATGGGACATGGAGAACCAATATTTATTCATTGCCCATCAGAGGCGGTTCTGACGGAGGAGCCTATGTTACTGCTCAGGATATGATCTTATTTTGGGAAGCATTGTGTAATGATAAGCTCATGAGCGGGGAGTATACTGAAAAGCTGATGTCCCCGCATGCCAAAGCAGATGAGAATGAGTATTACGGCTACGGATTATGGATCAAAAAGAAAAACGAAGCCATCTTCAAATATCACCTCATGGGCTATGACCCGGGAGTCAGCTTTCATTCTGCCTATTACCCTGAAAGCGGGATAACCCTTGTGGTGCCATCAAATAAATCATATGGGCCATTTACTGTAATGAAAGAAATTGAAAAGGACTTTTAG
- a CDS encoding FUSC family protein, with the protein MKQFPIKHRWLGRLLASDPGLIRFQKAGRATLSLMASVFTTLFIMQLAGADAALTPAIVSGMAGMLGIMIVMDDSKKGKMLTTGLLGLSAMAGVSSGSLLAGSTVFIDIAMVLLIFLSFYLTRFGVRYFSLCMIAFMTLYFASILKLSGSQLPSFYFGIWIGIAYAFLFNFILFQDTAKNLKRSIRSFHFQSNFTFNLLIEGMQAKEMTPQQREELGRNVLKLRDYAVMVSEYINDEDVQKLWPGLTSTQLRLYIFDAGMLIETLTDSIRSLKKANALEIDELRKLLVWVTRSLRDAEVLAQQYEEQNLREAELAVQALRLLIIDLFSREDKPAGWLFLIRRIESIANHVIEGGITIQQALHKMKDNEIKLSEEAAEGDTEDEPSEEDKGIKPSTKKAFQALTAAIISIIAGQILSPDQPYWVLLTAFIVLLGTESIGRIYTKGFQRSVGTIIGAVIGFTLARVVSGHSVLEITLIFAAVFFAFYLFEVSYTLMSMFITMLVAFMYDLLLGGITFSLISARVIDTIAGAGIAFGVSLFIFPKKTKEKVADTLNDYLQELKPYVTEYVRSFREDVNVKELSGKGFLLDQKLKTINVEAQSLIKKPGSPRHADVNRWITLFSAINYYARHLVASSYRKGFDYPDELVDVFIRIEEKLELNIETLMDLIKDSGDGMLVYSLENEREQIERLAPARQQSQRDLIHHLYFVWRINKAIMELAEDLGAGKEQ; encoded by the coding sequence ATGAAGCAGTTTCCTATAAAACACCGGTGGCTCGGACGTTTGCTGGCATCCGATCCCGGGCTTATCCGATTTCAAAAAGCAGGACGGGCCACTTTAAGTTTAATGGCTTCAGTCTTTACGACTTTGTTCATCATGCAATTGGCTGGTGCTGATGCCGCTCTCACTCCGGCGATAGTGTCCGGAATGGCAGGCATGCTTGGCATCATGATTGTCATGGATGACTCCAAAAAAGGTAAAATGCTCACAACTGGCCTGCTTGGACTTTCAGCCATGGCAGGGGTATCGAGCGGTTCCCTATTGGCGGGAAGCACGGTCTTTATCGATATTGCAATGGTTCTGTTAATCTTCTTAAGCTTTTATTTGACCCGCTTTGGAGTGCGGTATTTTTCTCTATGCATGATTGCATTCATGACACTTTATTTCGCGTCTATTTTAAAACTATCAGGCAGTCAGCTTCCATCCTTCTACTTCGGCATTTGGATTGGGATCGCGTATGCTTTCCTGTTCAATTTCATCCTTTTTCAGGACACCGCGAAAAACCTGAAAAGAAGCATTCGCTCCTTTCATTTCCAAAGTAATTTTACGTTCAATCTCTTAATTGAGGGGATGCAAGCCAAGGAAATGACTCCTCAGCAGCGGGAGGAATTGGGGAGAAACGTGCTGAAGCTCAGGGATTATGCTGTCATGGTTTCGGAGTATATAAATGATGAAGATGTTCAAAAATTATGGCCTGGGCTGACCTCTACTCAGCTGAGGTTATATATATTTGATGCAGGTATGCTGATTGAAACACTGACAGACTCAATTAGAAGCTTAAAAAAAGCAAATGCCCTTGAAATTGATGAGCTGAGAAAACTCCTGGTTTGGGTAACCCGTTCTCTTCGCGATGCTGAAGTTCTTGCCCAACAATATGAAGAACAAAATCTGCGTGAAGCAGAGCTTGCTGTTCAGGCCCTCCGCCTGCTTATTATTGATTTGTTCAGCCGGGAAGACAAACCTGCAGGATGGCTGTTTCTGATCAGGCGGATCGAGTCCATTGCGAACCATGTCATCGAGGGCGGCATAACCATACAGCAGGCACTTCATAAAATGAAAGACAATGAGATTAAATTATCTGAAGAGGCAGCTGAAGGCGACACTGAAGATGAACCATCTGAAGAAGATAAGGGCATCAAACCTTCCACCAAAAAAGCTTTTCAGGCATTGACTGCTGCAATCATTTCCATCATTGCCGGCCAGATTCTTTCGCCTGACCAGCCTTATTGGGTTCTTTTAACAGCTTTTATTGTTTTGCTCGGTACCGAATCGATCGGGCGCATTTATACGAAAGGTTTTCAGCGGTCGGTTGGAACAATTATTGGAGCAGTAATTGGATTTACACTTGCAAGAGTGGTCAGCGGCCATTCCGTCCTGGAAATAACGCTGATTTTTGCAGCGGTTTTTTTCGCCTTTTATTTGTTTGAGGTCTCCTATACGTTAATGAGCATGTTTATAACGATGCTGGTTGCTTTTATGTATGACCTTTTACTTGGAGGAATTACATTTTCCCTTATCAGTGCAAGGGTAATCGATACAATTGCCGGTGCCGGCATTGCATTCGGAGTTTCCTTATTTATTTTCCCAAAGAAAACGAAGGAAAAAGTGGCGGATACCTTAAATGACTACTTACAAGAACTGAAACCGTATGTCACTGAGTATGTGAGAAGCTTCCGGGAAGATGTGAACGTTAAGGAGCTTTCAGGCAAAGGCTTCTTATTGGATCAAAAACTTAAAACCATAAACGTTGAAGCACAATCTCTGATAAAAAAACCCGGATCCCCGCGCCATGCTGACGTTAACAGATGGATTACACTATTTTCAGCCATCAACTATTATGCAAGACACCTTGTGGCTTCCTCCTACCGAAAAGGATTCGACTATCCCGATGAGCTGGTCGATGTTTTCATAAGGATTGAAGAAAAGCTTGAATTAAATATTGAGACATTAATGGATTTGATTAAAGATAGCGGAGACGGCATGCTTGTGTATAGTCTTGAAAATGAAAGGGAACAAATTGAACGATTGGCACCAGCAAGGCAGCAATCCCAGCGTGATTTGATTCATCACCTTTATTTCGTCTGGAGAATCAATAAAGCGATTATGGAATTGGCAGAAGATCTTGGTGCAGGGAAGGAGCAATAA
- a CDS encoding 2OG-Fe(II) oxygenase, with the protein MEDGGETVFSKAGLSFVPKKGAAIYFHYGNAQGQLDRLSVHSSVPVRKGEKWAATKWIRESNIYCH; encoded by the coding sequence GTGGAGGATGGCGGTGAAACGGTCTTTTCTAAAGCTGGACTTTCATTTGTTCCCAAAAAGGGAGCGGCCATTTACTTCCATTATGGCAATGCTCAGGGTCAGCTGGACCGATTGTCAGTCCATAGCAGTGTGCCTGTAAGAAAGGGAGAAAAATGGGCTGCTACCAAATGGATTAGGGAAAGCAATATATATTGCCATTAG